The proteins below come from a single Solea senegalensis isolate Sse05_10M linkage group LG2, IFAPA_SoseM_1, whole genome shotgun sequence genomic window:
- the ttll4 gene encoding tubulin polyglutamylase TTLL4 isoform X1 produces the protein MPTNQSSPWGGGKSQACSNAQSSTTTASVNTHAKALVATKMPFGQTSLQLSRQKDQAKPPLSNFASSTLRQTTVAPSEASVREDGGKYKSNPQSQVTAVPDRSPALPQLTNGIQILNQAPPTGLKQAGYSFMEINASSSITKKECHVGLNGPPTSAMQVDTSRQPEKVLPMSRRPAAPNDVPLGLDPLLSVCNQDLFIKGQSTLQETDKSMFEATDCSSLPSVPPPCLTLSEQRGATLRRDAPSPVSTKLQKRSTTRETTTSRRCHSAKLAKKSSRFLNGRTILTDSRSHLQVRGRPPAVLAATVNSKPQILASLDTSKQSQDEPESTSSIRGGVAPPPPEVKPFPNSPMPIVLSARINASQEQQPVVIPGTLVGSVTTQISAIQLTKQGQPASMSPSSSSLSSSSPLPTEGGPGTSGQESVMQVDGVEEELPDECSEEDSDTSSVNDTSSTASIGLLSGIEEPMSLGAEDAREELPALVPSLFPHVSPTLYFCTANERVEMLPVEQRRLLKWKMSTVTPNVVKHTIARSHFRITKKSNDWLGCWGHHMRSAGFKTLAEHQKLNHFPGTFQIGRKDRLWRNLSKMQGRFGKPEFSFFPRTFILPQDIKQLRKAWENGSSRQKWIIKPPASARGTGIQVIHKWSQMPRKRPLLVQRYLHKPYLIGGNKFDLRIYVYVTCYDPLRIYIFTDGLVRFASCKYSSSMKTLSNKFIHLTNYSVNKQNSEYQSNSDDKACQGHKWALKALWQYLGSQGIDTTPIWEKIKDIVIKTVIASEPYVTSSLKTNVRSPYSCHELLGFDIMLDKDLKPWILEVNISPSLHSNSELDISIKGQMIKDLLNLAGFRIPQREDVVATCSSSASSSTSSLCGGSKERTSKPELSPDEKVKRAFYVTQRCADQGFLSTVMDILTPEDVRILAESEDEMNRLGDFERVFPSPTSSRYLRFFECPRYLNILMDQWEQKHWSNRAKGVSQLQALCEKGVHLGTSDPAHIWSKCSYISKFEPQKQNPDSQSSVVVVSQSQCSLDDTDGEVASVSSLPVSPSPGSSVASSACTSPQPSCSHSVPP, from the exons ATGCCCACCAACCAGTCCTCCCCCTGGGGTGGGGGTAAGTCACAGGCCTGCTCTAATGCACAGAGTTCCACCACTACAGCCTCTGTTAATACACATGCCAAGGCACTTGTGGCCACTAAGATGCCTTTTGGTCAGACTTCGCTACAGCTTTCTAGGCAGAAGGACCAAGCCAAACCTCCTCTTTCAAATTTTGCCTCTTCCACCTTGAGGCAGACAACAGTTGCCCCCTCTGAGGCCTCTGTTAGGGAGGACGGGGGCAAATATAAAAGCAACCCCCAGAGCCAAGTCACCGCTGTGCCAGATAGGTCTCCAGCCCTGCCACAACTTACAAATGGGATTCAGATCCTAAACCAGGCACCGCCAACAGGACTGAAGCAGGCCGGCTATAGCTTCATGGAGATCAATGCCTCTTCCTCCATCACCAAGAAAGAATGCCATGTTGGGTTAAATGGTCCACCAACAAGTGCCATGCAAGTTGACACATCACGACAACCAGAAAAGGTTTTACCAATGAGCAGGCGCCCGGCTGCTCCAAATGATGTACCACTTGGATTGGATCCACTTTTGTCAGTTTGCAATCAAGACCTGTTCATCAAAGGACAATCTACTCTGCAGGAAACTGACAAGTCGATG TTTGAGGCTACAGACTGTTCCTCTTTGCCATCAGTGCCTCCTCCATGCCTTACTCTCAGCGAACAACGTGGGGCAACATTGAGAAGAGATGCCCCCAGCCCTGTTAGCActaaattacaaaaaagaagCACCACAAGAGAAACGACTACTTCAAGGAGGTGCCATTCAGCGAAACTAGCAAAAAAATCCAGTCGGTTTCTAAACGGCCGCACAATACTAACAGACTCGCGCAGTCACCTGCAAGTAAGAGGTCGTCCTCCAGCAGTTTTGGCAGCAACTGTAAACAGCAAACCCCAGATACTCGCATCCTTAGACACAAGTAAGCAAAGTCAAGATGAGCCAGAAAGCACCTCGTCCATACGTGGAGGagtcgctcctcctcctccagaggtCAAACCTTTTCCAAACAGCCCCATGCCAATTGTGCTCAGTGCCAGGATCAATGCCTCTCAGGAGCAGCAGCCAGTTGTCATCCCAG GAACCTTGGTGGGTTCTGTGACCACCCAGATCTCCGCTATCCAACTCACCAAACAGGGGCAGCCAGCATCCATGTCGCCTTCCTCTTCGtccttgtcttcctcctcccccttgcCAACAGAGGGGGGTCCAGGGACGTCGGG ACAGGAGTCTGTTATGCAGGTGGATGGAGTTGAGGAGGAGCTTCCCGATGAGTGTAGCGAGGAAG ATTCAGACACGTCTTCCGTCAATGACACTTCATCTACCGCCTCCATTGGCCTCCTCTCTGG TATCGAGGAGCCGATGTCATTGGGGGCAGAAGATGCTCGAGAGGAGCTACCGGCGCTGGTTCCCAGTTTGTTCCCCCACGTCTCTCCAACACTCTACTTCTGCACAGCAAATGAAAGAG TTGAAATGCTGCCCGTGGAGCAAAGACGACTGTTAAAATGGAAGATGAGCACAGTCACTCCGAATGTGGTCAAGCACACCATCGCCAGGTCGCACTTCAGAATCACCAAGA aaagTAATGACTGGCTGGGTTGCTGGGGACACCACATGAGGTCCGCGGGCTTCAAGACACTTGCAGAGCACCAGAAG TTGAACCACTTCCCAGGGACGTTTCAAATTGGCAGGAAGGACCGTCTGTGGAGAAATCTGTCCAAGATGCAGGGGCGCTTTGGGAAACCGGAGTTCAGCTTCTTCCCCCGCACCTTCATCCTTCCTCAGGACATCAAGCAGCTCCGCAAAGCCTGGGAGAACGGCAGCTCCCGGCAGAAGTGGATCATCAAACCC CCTGCTTCAGCCAGAGGAACGGGGATCCAGGTCATCCATAAATGGAGCCAGATGCCCCGCAAAAGACCTTTACTGGTCCAGAG GTACCTCCACAAGCCCTACCTCATTGGCGGCAACAAGTTTGACCTGAGGATCTACGTCTATGTGACGTGCTACGACCCGCTGAGGATTTACATCTTCACTGACGGGCTTGTTCGATTCGCCAGCTGCAA gtatTCGTCTTCCATGAAGACTCTGAGCAACAAGTTCATCCACCTGACCAACTACAGCGTCAACAAGCAGAACTCTGAATACCAGAGTAACAGTGATGACAAGGCCTGCCAGGGACACAAATG ggctTTGAAGGCCTTGTGGCAGTATCTTGGTTCCCAAGGAATCGACACCACTCCAATATGGGAGAAGATTAAGGACATTGTCATCAAAACTGTCATTGC GTCTGAACCGTACGTTACCAGCTCGCTGAAGACGAATGTCCGGTCGCCGTACAGCTGCCACGAGCTCCTCGGTTTCGACATCATGCTGGACAAGGACCTCAAACCCTGGATCCTGGAAGTGAACATATCACCAAG CCTCCATTCCAACTCAGAGCTGGACATTTCCATCAAAGGTCAGATGATCAAAGATCTCCTGAACCTGGCTGGTTTTCGCATTCCACAACGAGAAGACGTGGTTGctacctgcagcagcagcgcctcTAGCTCCACCAGCAG tcTGTGTGGAGGGAGCAAGGAGAGAACCAGCAAACCAGAACTGTCCCCCGACGAGAAGGTTAAACGGGCTTTTTACGTCACGCAGCGTTGCGCTGAccag gGCTTCCTCTCCACAGTGATGGACATTCTGACTCCAGAGGACGTCCGTATACTCGCAGAAAGCGAAGATGAGATGAACCGCCTGGGAGACTTTGAGCGAGTTTTCCCATCGCCAACGTCGTCCCGCTACCTCCGCTTCTTCGAGTGTCCAAGATACCTCAACATCCTGATGGATCAGTGGGAACAGAAACACTGGAGCAACAGAgcaaaag GTGTGAGTCAGCTGCAGGCTCTCTGTGAGAAAGGCGTCCATTTGGGAACCAGCGATCCTGCTCATATC tggtcCAAGTGTAGCTACATTTCCAAGTTTGAACCCCAGAAGCAAAACCCTGATAGTCAGTCCAG CGTGGTGGTGGTGAGTCAAAGTCAGTGCTCCCTTGACGACACCGATGGGGAAGTTGCTTCCGTCTCTAGCCTGCCTGTCTCGCCAAGTCCTGGGTCCAGTGTTGCCAGCAGTGCCTGCACAAGTCCTCAGCCcagctgcagccacagtgtGCCGCCCTAA
- the ttll4 gene encoding tubulin polyglutamylase TTLL4 isoform X3: MTVIIEEPMSLGAEDAREELPALVPSLFPHVSPTLYFCTANERVEMLPVEQRRLLKWKMSTVTPNVVKHTIARSHFRITKKSNDWLGCWGHHMRSAGFKTLAEHQKLNHFPGTFQIGRKDRLWRNLSKMQGRFGKPEFSFFPRTFILPQDIKQLRKAWENGSSRQKWIIKPPASARGTGIQVIHKWSQMPRKRPLLVQRYLHKPYLIGGNKFDLRIYVYVTCYDPLRIYIFTDGLVRFASCKYSSSMKTLSNKFIHLTNYSVNKQNSEYQSNSDDKACQGHKWALKALWQYLGSQGIDTTPIWEKIKDIVIKTVIASEPYVTSSLKTNVRSPYSCHELLGFDIMLDKDLKPWILEVNISPSLHSNSELDISIKGQMIKDLLNLAGFRIPQREDVVATCSSSASSSTSSLCGGSKERTSKPELSPDEKVKRAFYVTQRCADQGFLSTVMDILTPEDVRILAESEDEMNRLGDFERVFPSPTSSRYLRFFECPRYLNILMDQWEQKHWSNRAKGVSQLQALCEKGVHLGTSDPAHIWSKCSYISKFEPQKQNPDSQSSVVVVSQSQCSLDDTDGEVASVSSLPVSPSPGSSVASSACTSPQPSCSHSVPP; encoded by the exons ATGACCGtcat TATCGAGGAGCCGATGTCATTGGGGGCAGAAGATGCTCGAGAGGAGCTACCGGCGCTGGTTCCCAGTTTGTTCCCCCACGTCTCTCCAACACTCTACTTCTGCACAGCAAATGAAAGAG TTGAAATGCTGCCCGTGGAGCAAAGACGACTGTTAAAATGGAAGATGAGCACAGTCACTCCGAATGTGGTCAAGCACACCATCGCCAGGTCGCACTTCAGAATCACCAAGA aaagTAATGACTGGCTGGGTTGCTGGGGACACCACATGAGGTCCGCGGGCTTCAAGACACTTGCAGAGCACCAGAAG TTGAACCACTTCCCAGGGACGTTTCAAATTGGCAGGAAGGACCGTCTGTGGAGAAATCTGTCCAAGATGCAGGGGCGCTTTGGGAAACCGGAGTTCAGCTTCTTCCCCCGCACCTTCATCCTTCCTCAGGACATCAAGCAGCTCCGCAAAGCCTGGGAGAACGGCAGCTCCCGGCAGAAGTGGATCATCAAACCC CCTGCTTCAGCCAGAGGAACGGGGATCCAGGTCATCCATAAATGGAGCCAGATGCCCCGCAAAAGACCTTTACTGGTCCAGAG GTACCTCCACAAGCCCTACCTCATTGGCGGCAACAAGTTTGACCTGAGGATCTACGTCTATGTGACGTGCTACGACCCGCTGAGGATTTACATCTTCACTGACGGGCTTGTTCGATTCGCCAGCTGCAA gtatTCGTCTTCCATGAAGACTCTGAGCAACAAGTTCATCCACCTGACCAACTACAGCGTCAACAAGCAGAACTCTGAATACCAGAGTAACAGTGATGACAAGGCCTGCCAGGGACACAAATG ggctTTGAAGGCCTTGTGGCAGTATCTTGGTTCCCAAGGAATCGACACCACTCCAATATGGGAGAAGATTAAGGACATTGTCATCAAAACTGTCATTGC GTCTGAACCGTACGTTACCAGCTCGCTGAAGACGAATGTCCGGTCGCCGTACAGCTGCCACGAGCTCCTCGGTTTCGACATCATGCTGGACAAGGACCTCAAACCCTGGATCCTGGAAGTGAACATATCACCAAG CCTCCATTCCAACTCAGAGCTGGACATTTCCATCAAAGGTCAGATGATCAAAGATCTCCTGAACCTGGCTGGTTTTCGCATTCCACAACGAGAAGACGTGGTTGctacctgcagcagcagcgcctcTAGCTCCACCAGCAG tcTGTGTGGAGGGAGCAAGGAGAGAACCAGCAAACCAGAACTGTCCCCCGACGAGAAGGTTAAACGGGCTTTTTACGTCACGCAGCGTTGCGCTGAccag gGCTTCCTCTCCACAGTGATGGACATTCTGACTCCAGAGGACGTCCGTATACTCGCAGAAAGCGAAGATGAGATGAACCGCCTGGGAGACTTTGAGCGAGTTTTCCCATCGCCAACGTCGTCCCGCTACCTCCGCTTCTTCGAGTGTCCAAGATACCTCAACATCCTGATGGATCAGTGGGAACAGAAACACTGGAGCAACAGAgcaaaag GTGTGAGTCAGCTGCAGGCTCTCTGTGAGAAAGGCGTCCATTTGGGAACCAGCGATCCTGCTCATATC tggtcCAAGTGTAGCTACATTTCCAAGTTTGAACCCCAGAAGCAAAACCCTGATAGTCAGTCCAG CGTGGTGGTGGTGAGTCAAAGTCAGTGCTCCCTTGACGACACCGATGGGGAAGTTGCTTCCGTCTCTAGCCTGCCTGTCTCGCCAAGTCCTGGGTCCAGTGTTGCCAGCAGTGCCTGCACAAGTCCTCAGCCcagctgcagccacagtgtGCCGCCCTAA
- the ttll4 gene encoding tubulin polyglutamylase TTLL4 isoform X2 → MPTNQSSPWGGGKSQACSNAQSSTTTASVNTHAKALVATKMPFGQTSLQLSRQKDQAKPPLSNFASSTLRQTTVAPSEASVREDGGKYKSNPQSQVTAVPDRSPALPQLTNGIQILNQAPPTGLKQAGYSFMEINASSSITKKECHVGLNGPPTSAMQVDTSRQPEKVLPMSRRPAAPNDVPLGLDPLLSVCNQDLFIKGQSTLQETDKSMFEATDCSSLPSVPPPCLTLSEQRGATLRRDAPSPVSTKLQKRSTTRETTTSRRCHSAKLAKKSSRFLNGRTILTDSRSHLQVRGRPPAVLAATVNSKPQILASLDTSKQSQDEPESTSSIRGGVAPPPPEVKPFPNSPMPIVLSARINASQEQQPVVIPGTLVGSVTTQISAIQLTKQGQPASMSPSSSSLSSSSPLPTEGGPGTSGQESVMQVDGVEEELPDECSEEDSDTSSVNDTSSTASIGLLSGIEEPMSLGAEDAREELPALVPSLFPHVSPTLYFCTANERVEMLPVEQRRLLKWKMSTVTPNVVKHTIARSHFRITKKSNDWLGCWGHHMRSAGFKTLAEHQKLNHFPGTFQIGRKDRLWRNLSKMQGRFGKPEFSFFPRTFILPQDIKQLRKAWENGSSRQKWIIKPPASARGTGIQVIHKWSQMPRKRPLLVQRYLHKPYLIGGNKFDLRIYVYVTCYDPLRIYIFTDGLVRFASCKYSSSMKTLSNKFIHLTNYSVNKQNSEYQSNSDDKACQGHKWALKALWQYLGSQGIDTTPIWEKIKDIVIKTVIASEPYVTSSLKTNVRSPYSCHELLGFDIMLDKDLKPWILEVNISPSLHSNSELDISIKGQMIKDLLNLAGFRIPQREDVVATCSSSASSSTSSLCGGSKERTSKPELSPDEKVKRAFYVTQRCADQGFLSTVMDILTPEDVRILAESEDEMNRLGDFERVFPSPTSSRYLRFFECPRYLNILMDQWEQKHWSNRAKGVSQLQALCEKGVHLGTSDPAHIRGGGESKSVLP, encoded by the exons ATGCCCACCAACCAGTCCTCCCCCTGGGGTGGGGGTAAGTCACAGGCCTGCTCTAATGCACAGAGTTCCACCACTACAGCCTCTGTTAATACACATGCCAAGGCACTTGTGGCCACTAAGATGCCTTTTGGTCAGACTTCGCTACAGCTTTCTAGGCAGAAGGACCAAGCCAAACCTCCTCTTTCAAATTTTGCCTCTTCCACCTTGAGGCAGACAACAGTTGCCCCCTCTGAGGCCTCTGTTAGGGAGGACGGGGGCAAATATAAAAGCAACCCCCAGAGCCAAGTCACCGCTGTGCCAGATAGGTCTCCAGCCCTGCCACAACTTACAAATGGGATTCAGATCCTAAACCAGGCACCGCCAACAGGACTGAAGCAGGCCGGCTATAGCTTCATGGAGATCAATGCCTCTTCCTCCATCACCAAGAAAGAATGCCATGTTGGGTTAAATGGTCCACCAACAAGTGCCATGCAAGTTGACACATCACGACAACCAGAAAAGGTTTTACCAATGAGCAGGCGCCCGGCTGCTCCAAATGATGTACCACTTGGATTGGATCCACTTTTGTCAGTTTGCAATCAAGACCTGTTCATCAAAGGACAATCTACTCTGCAGGAAACTGACAAGTCGATG TTTGAGGCTACAGACTGTTCCTCTTTGCCATCAGTGCCTCCTCCATGCCTTACTCTCAGCGAACAACGTGGGGCAACATTGAGAAGAGATGCCCCCAGCCCTGTTAGCActaaattacaaaaaagaagCACCACAAGAGAAACGACTACTTCAAGGAGGTGCCATTCAGCGAAACTAGCAAAAAAATCCAGTCGGTTTCTAAACGGCCGCACAATACTAACAGACTCGCGCAGTCACCTGCAAGTAAGAGGTCGTCCTCCAGCAGTTTTGGCAGCAACTGTAAACAGCAAACCCCAGATACTCGCATCCTTAGACACAAGTAAGCAAAGTCAAGATGAGCCAGAAAGCACCTCGTCCATACGTGGAGGagtcgctcctcctcctccagaggtCAAACCTTTTCCAAACAGCCCCATGCCAATTGTGCTCAGTGCCAGGATCAATGCCTCTCAGGAGCAGCAGCCAGTTGTCATCCCAG GAACCTTGGTGGGTTCTGTGACCACCCAGATCTCCGCTATCCAACTCACCAAACAGGGGCAGCCAGCATCCATGTCGCCTTCCTCTTCGtccttgtcttcctcctcccccttgcCAACAGAGGGGGGTCCAGGGACGTCGGG ACAGGAGTCTGTTATGCAGGTGGATGGAGTTGAGGAGGAGCTTCCCGATGAGTGTAGCGAGGAAG ATTCAGACACGTCTTCCGTCAATGACACTTCATCTACCGCCTCCATTGGCCTCCTCTCTGG TATCGAGGAGCCGATGTCATTGGGGGCAGAAGATGCTCGAGAGGAGCTACCGGCGCTGGTTCCCAGTTTGTTCCCCCACGTCTCTCCAACACTCTACTTCTGCACAGCAAATGAAAGAG TTGAAATGCTGCCCGTGGAGCAAAGACGACTGTTAAAATGGAAGATGAGCACAGTCACTCCGAATGTGGTCAAGCACACCATCGCCAGGTCGCACTTCAGAATCACCAAGA aaagTAATGACTGGCTGGGTTGCTGGGGACACCACATGAGGTCCGCGGGCTTCAAGACACTTGCAGAGCACCAGAAG TTGAACCACTTCCCAGGGACGTTTCAAATTGGCAGGAAGGACCGTCTGTGGAGAAATCTGTCCAAGATGCAGGGGCGCTTTGGGAAACCGGAGTTCAGCTTCTTCCCCCGCACCTTCATCCTTCCTCAGGACATCAAGCAGCTCCGCAAAGCCTGGGAGAACGGCAGCTCCCGGCAGAAGTGGATCATCAAACCC CCTGCTTCAGCCAGAGGAACGGGGATCCAGGTCATCCATAAATGGAGCCAGATGCCCCGCAAAAGACCTTTACTGGTCCAGAG GTACCTCCACAAGCCCTACCTCATTGGCGGCAACAAGTTTGACCTGAGGATCTACGTCTATGTGACGTGCTACGACCCGCTGAGGATTTACATCTTCACTGACGGGCTTGTTCGATTCGCCAGCTGCAA gtatTCGTCTTCCATGAAGACTCTGAGCAACAAGTTCATCCACCTGACCAACTACAGCGTCAACAAGCAGAACTCTGAATACCAGAGTAACAGTGATGACAAGGCCTGCCAGGGACACAAATG ggctTTGAAGGCCTTGTGGCAGTATCTTGGTTCCCAAGGAATCGACACCACTCCAATATGGGAGAAGATTAAGGACATTGTCATCAAAACTGTCATTGC GTCTGAACCGTACGTTACCAGCTCGCTGAAGACGAATGTCCGGTCGCCGTACAGCTGCCACGAGCTCCTCGGTTTCGACATCATGCTGGACAAGGACCTCAAACCCTGGATCCTGGAAGTGAACATATCACCAAG CCTCCATTCCAACTCAGAGCTGGACATTTCCATCAAAGGTCAGATGATCAAAGATCTCCTGAACCTGGCTGGTTTTCGCATTCCACAACGAGAAGACGTGGTTGctacctgcagcagcagcgcctcTAGCTCCACCAGCAG tcTGTGTGGAGGGAGCAAGGAGAGAACCAGCAAACCAGAACTGTCCCCCGACGAGAAGGTTAAACGGGCTTTTTACGTCACGCAGCGTTGCGCTGAccag gGCTTCCTCTCCACAGTGATGGACATTCTGACTCCAGAGGACGTCCGTATACTCGCAGAAAGCGAAGATGAGATGAACCGCCTGGGAGACTTTGAGCGAGTTTTCCCATCGCCAACGTCGTCCCGCTACCTCCGCTTCTTCGAGTGTCCAAGATACCTCAACATCCTGATGGATCAGTGGGAACAGAAACACTGGAGCAACAGAgcaaaag GTGTGAGTCAGCTGCAGGCTCTCTGTGAGAAAGGCGTCCATTTGGGAACCAGCGATCCTGCTCATATC CGTGGTGGTGGTGAGTCAAAGTCAGTGCTCCCTTGA
- the si:ch211-67e16.11 gene encoding uncharacterized protein si:ch211-67e16.11, giving the protein MRLLLLLAAPLTIFILHFSVVASAGSMTSGRLERWVRSGLQSLQWDQLERCLRVPSLSEAECRQLAHLPLSAVAVYVSEPQSAAGTSNKVLAILPDSSGGTVNSKLRGGYGVSQLLNRGDGPRRHQQPLTGSTAHDAVLVLDPSPGENFGHPVFLFYVDVNVTKKRCSHLDGIYLGEECLTLALKGRCQNQLKRWQTGPERLMSNGWLAGGALRGGTITTSGGGGRLVERTIGGLCEVHFLPLVVGVGDSNRTQRLRCVEHTEFARCPQPLPMGSPSLPDSSCELNKNTRRCHQQPLATHLSCRLYQTCDHAVLISGGWRQQMTFHRHVQNLQRFYRMLRNNGFHKDHIKTFFASSGQLPEDLEGVYSATEKAVIRNHVSYICRKQHCADTLVLYLNSPTRNDGTMLLWDTNLNGIADLKERYSVNELLADLAGCRATRVLLFVDQSYSGVLSKRLRGSQKHRNVVLIQKQPRQSHQNQRTTLGSEDSSWSFISPAVCLLDHLGKDAGTVHLLEPWTGLLNVTLAGAPCNATPPLTDREMRREYQGCQNLPTALWHQKHNRRTN; this is encoded by the exons ATGAGGCTCCTGCTGCTTCTTGCTGCTCCACTCAccatcttcatcctccacttTTCAGTGGTGGCCTCTGCTGGCAGCATGACCTCAGGCCGACTGGAGCGCTGGGTGCGCTCGGGCCTCCAGTCCCTGCAGTGGGACCAGCTGGAGCGGTGCCTCCGCGTGCCCTCCCTCTCTGAAGCAGAGTGCAGGCAGCTCGCCCACCTGCCGCTGTCTGCCGTGGCCGTTTACGTGTCTGAGCCACAGAGCGCTGCAG GTACCTCCAATAAAGTTCTGGCCATCCTGCCCGACTCCTCGGGTGGCACAGTGAACTCCAAACTAAGGGGAGGCTACGGCGTTAGCCAGCTACTGAACAGAGGAGACGGCCCACGCAGACACCAGCAGCCTTTGACTGGTTCCACAGCCCACGACGCCGTGCTGGTGCTGGATCCGAGCCCCGGGGAAAACTTTGGACACCCAGTATTTCTCTTCTACGTGGATGTGAATGTGACAAAGAAGAGGTGTTCCCATCTGGATGGCATTTACCTGG GTGAGGAGTGTTTGACTCTGGCTTTGAAGGGTCGTTGCCAGAACCAGCTGAAACGTTGGCAAACAGGGCCAGAGAGGCTTATGAGTAATGGTTGGCTGGCAGGTGGGGCACTGCGAGGCGGCACCATTACCACTAGCGGAGGTGGAGGCCGCTTGGTAGAACGGACTATCGGAGGGCTCTGTGAAGTCCACTTCCTCCCACTGGTGGTTGGAGTTGGAGACAGCAACCGGACACAGAGACTCAGATGTGTTG AGCACACAGAGTTCGCAAGGTGTCCTCAACCGCTACCCATGGGCTCTCCCAGTTTGCCCGACTCTAGCTGTGAGctgaataaaaacaccagaCGCTGCCACCAGCAGCCACTGGCTACTCACCTGTCCTGTCGCCTCTACCAGACTTGTGACCACGCTGTGCTCATTTCAG GTGGCTGGCGGCAGCAGATGACGTTCCACCGTCACGTTCAGAATCTCCAGAGGTTTTACAGAATGCTCCGGAACAATGGCTTTCACAAAGATCACATCAAGACCTTCTTTGCCAGCAGTGGACAGCTTCCTg AGGACTTAGAGGGTGTTTACTCGGCGACGGAGAAAGCGGTGATCCGTAACCACGTGTCCTACATCTGCAGGAAGCAGCACTGCGCCGACACGCTGGTTCTCTACCTGAACTCACCGACGCGCAATGACGGCACCATGCTGCTGTGGGACACCAACCTCAATGGCATC GCTGATCTCAAAGAGCGATACTCGGTCAACGAGCTGCTAGCCGACCTAGCGGGCTGCAGAGCGACTCGTGTTCTGCTCTTCGTGGATCAGAGCTACAGCGGCGTTCTCTCAAAGAGGCTACGCGGATCCCAGAAACACCGGAACGTGGTCCTGATCCAAAAGCAGCCACGACAGAGTCACCAGAACCAGAGGACGACCCTGGGCTCGGAGGACAGCAGCTGGTCCTTCATCAGCCCTGCCGTCTGCCTACTGGACCACCTGGGCAAG GACGCAGGGACAGTTCACCTGCTGGAGCCATGGACGGGCCTTTTAAACGTGACGTTGGCGGGGGCCCCCTGCAACGCCACGCCGCCTCTGACCGACAGGGAGATGCGGCGAGAGTACCAGGGCTGCCAGAACCTGCCAACCGCGCTCTGGCACCAGAAACACAACAGGAGGACCAActga